ACCGTGTGCAATAAATAAATACGTTAAGCCCAATTCATTTTGAAGCTGCTTAAACAAGTTTAAAATTTGCGCTTGAATCGATACATCTAATGCGGATACAGGTTCATCACAAATTAATAATCTAGGTCTTACAGCTAATGCACGAGCAATGCCGACACGTTGGCGTTGACCACCAGAAAACTCATGTGGGTACCGTCCCTTGGCCGTCGCTGGAAGCCCCACTAACCCAAGTAATCGCTCTACTTCCTGTTCTATCTCATTCGTGGGGACAATTTTATGTACGCGCAGCGGTTCTGCAAGTAATGATCCGATTGTTTGTCTTGGATTTAGTGAAGAATAGGGATCTTGGAAAACAATTTGAATTTGTTGACTTAAACTTACGCGATCTGTGCGATAATCCATTTGTTGACCATCAAATAAAATACGACCACCTGTTTTCGGTTCTAGACCGATAATTGTTCGCCCTAATGTTGATTTCCCACAGCCTGATTCTCCTACAAGCCCGACTGTTTCACCTTCATAGATTTCGAATGAAACACCATCTACTGCTTTTACATAGTCGGTTTTTAAATTCATAAACCCTGTTTTATACGGATAGTATGTTTTAACCTCTTCTAAGACAAGTAACGGAGAGTTGTTTCGTTCAGTTTTGATTGTCATGACTACTCTCCTCCTTGTGCACTATCTTTTGCCATTCAAAGCATCTCGTTTTATGGCCATTTTCGACTTCAATTAATGGTGGTTGTTGTTTTTTACATTGCGCTGTTGCAAAAGTGCAGCGATTTGCAAAACGACAGCCTACAATATTTTGGTACCTTCCTGGTATCGTCCCTGGTATTGCCTTTAATTGTTTATCGTCAAAATCCATGGATGGAATAGAATCCATTAGGCCCATTGTATACGGGTGTAATGGTCGCTCAAACAATGTAAAAACATCAGCTTCTTCGACAACTTGCCCTGCATACATAACGATGACACGATCTGCCATTTCTGCCACAACACCTAAATCATGTGTAATAAGTAAGACAGATGTTTGTAACTCAGTACATAAATCATTCATTACGCGCATAATTTGCGCTTGTACCGTGACATCAAGTGCTGTTGTCGGTTCATCCGCAATTAATAGTTTTGGTTTACATACTAAGGCGATGGCAATCATGACACGTTGACGCATTCCACCTGATAATGAAAATGGGAATTGCTTCATCACACGTGTAGCATTAGGAATACCCACTTTATCTAACATATTTTGCGCAATTGCTTTTGCTTCCTTTTTATCGACATCTGTATGGAGTAAGATGGTCTCTACTAGCTGATGACCAATTGTAAAAACAGGATTTAACGCGGTCATTGGCTCTTGGAAAATCATTGAAATTTCATTTCCACGTAACGGTTGAAATTCTTTGTCAGAAAGTGCTGTTAAGTTTTTACCTTCTAAATTAATTTCACCATGCACAATTGAACCGCGCTTCCCTAATAGACGCATAATAGAAAGTGCCGTTACGCTCTTCCCGCTTCCCGACTCTCCTACAATCGCCAATGTTTCGCTTTTTTTCACATCAAAGCTTACATCGTCGACACTGACTACTTTTCCATATTCAGTTTCGAAAGCCGTTTTCAGCTGTTTTACGCTCAGCAAACTCTCCATATAAACACGTCCTATCTCTCTCTATTTAACAGTCCACTCATGTACGTTAATAAACATACCGAAGTCACTTGGTTTAGCGCCTTGAACACGTTTATTTACTGCTCCCAATGCTGTTGTTGCATAAATTGATGGCATCGGTACATCTTGTTGTGTAATTTCTTGTAATTCACCATATAACGCTTTTATTTTCACTTCATCTACTTCAGTCGCTAGTGCAGCTAAAATTTCATTCACACGTGCATTGTGATAAGCGTTTGGATTGCCTTCCCCTAAGAAGTAAGAAATATCCGGAAGTGGATTAATTGGTGTAATGGATACTGTTAAAATCGCTAAATCATATTTCTGGCTTACAATTTCATCAATAATTGTTCCGAAATCCATCATTTGGATTTCAGCTGTAATACCTGCTTCACGTAAGTTTTCTACGATGATGTTTGCAGCCTGCTCTAATGTGGCATCACCTGATAACACAGCTAATTTCAACTTTTTGCTTGAATCCCATCCAGACTCAGCTAATAATTGTTTGGCTTTTTCTAAATCATATTTAACCGGTTTAACTTCTTCATTTAAGTATGGGCTGTTGCTTGGGAAGAAGCCATCTGTTACTTCACCCGCACCTTTTAATAGGTTATCAATAATTAATTGACGGTTCATCGCATACGAAATTGCTTGACGTTGCTTCGCATCCGCTACAACGTTTTCATTAATATACATATATTGTGTAGCTAATGGCTCACCATAAGTCGATGTTAATGTATTTAAACCTTGCACATTTGCATAATCGGATACCGGAATAACACCTGCAGACGGTATATTCATATCAATTTCACCACTTTTTAATTGAGCAGCAATTTGATTTCCTTGTAAGACCTTAAAGTTTAATTGATCTAAAGAAGAAGCACCTTTGAAGTAATTTTTATTGGGTACCATTTCTACATAATGTGAACGATCCATTTTTGAAATAATGAATGGACCAGATGTTACGGTTGGATTTTGCATAAAATCACTTGCATTTAGCTCTTCCACTGCAATTTTTTCTAGTTGTGCCTTCGGTAATGTTAATAAATAACGCCCTACTGTATCTTGGAAAATCGATAACGTCGTTGGTTTTTTTGTTTTAATTTGAATTGTATCTCCATCTACTTTTGTCACGCCTGAAATAGATGTAGAACCTTGTGGTAAATAACCGCTATCATCTAAACCTTCCACAATCGCAAACATATACGCATAATTTGACGCTACGACAGGGTTTGCCATTAATTGCAATGTGTAAATGACGTCATCTGTTGTAATATCTGTACCATCTGTCCATTTTGCTTCTTTGTTTAAGTTAATTGTAAATGTTTGATTGTCTTGCGTTGTAATGGAATCAGCTAACATTGGCTGATAGTTTAATTTTGAATCTAAATCAACTAATGGTAAAAATAATAGATTTGAAACATACGTAGAAACTAATCCACTTGGTTGTAATGGATTAATGTTGCTAGCTGGGTACGTAACACCGATATTGACAACATTTTTATCACTGCTCTTTCCCTTAGAAGAAGGTTCATCGTTACCACATGCTGCTAAAACCACTAGTACTGCCATTGTTAATAACGCTAACATAAAATTTTTCGAGTTTTTGAACATTGTTATTTCTCCTATTTCTCTAAATTAGGTGCTTCATTATGAATGTAATGAAATGATTTGCTTTTCGCCCGCTTCTATCTTACTTTGTATACGATTACTCAAAGGAGGCATTGGACAGTTAAAAGAAGATGAAAATGCGCATGGCGGTAAAAAGGCTTTATTAAAATCAAGAAGTACCGTTTCATCGTCTAAATGCTCGATGACTACCATACGACCCATACTGTATGTTTCGTTACCACTTGTTGCATCTCGGAAAATAATAATTGAATATCGCCCAGATTGAAATGGTCGAAGCCTATAATGTACTCCGCCAATTTCCACTTCAATGACCCCTATTGATGCATGACTACGCGCTGCAAGATGGGCATCTCCCGTATGAGAAAATTCAATCATCGCATCATCTTTAATAAGCTTTCCGTTATAAATTGCTTGTTTGTTCATTTCGTATGCATCAATATGGCTAAATGTTTGTAATACAGGGCTGTTTTCATCCCAAATGGCTAATAAATGCATAGAGCCAGGCTGACTAGTTGCCATTGCAGAGATGCCATCTGTCGTTTGAACGACTGTTTCATCCGCAATTATATGCACCACACCATCCACTAGCACGCCGTTAATGAATAATTGGTCTTCAACAGTTGCCGTTAATGTTAGCCCTAGTTCAGTTGGACTTGTCGGCTTCCAGCTTCCAGCAATTTGTTTTACTGTTGTTTCACTTGTTAACTCGTGCATTGCGATTAAAGTTAAATCGCCTTGTGCACCCGTTACATCCAAATGGCGTTGCTTATGCCAAGCTTGTAATTGTTCAGTATTCATGGTTGCATCAGTCCTTTAATAAAAATTCACGTACAACGTTTAAGAAGTCTTTATGCTCTTCGATAAATGGCATATGACCACTCTTTTCAAATACAGCTAACTGTGAATTTTTAATTAATGAATGCATTATTTCTGACTGTGTTAATGGCGTAATCCAATCGTGGCGACCTGCTACAATCAATGTAGGCATTTCAAGATTAGCAATTTGTGCACGCACATCGTATTGTGGCATTAAATACTTAAATGTATAATTTGTAATTTCTAAAGATCCGATTGGACGGCTTCCTGTATCACCACCTAGTTCTTCTTGATAATCGTACCAGTATAAATCCCAGCAAATATCCCACCATTCAATTAAATGATTGTCATCACGAATGTTTCCTTCAAATAACTCTGGAATAGTTTGAACTTGTTGTTGCGTTCCGATACGTTGTGCAAACGCTTTAGCTTCTTTATAGAAATCATAGCTTGGTGCAGTGTTAACTAGTAATAACTTACTCACCGATTGTGGGTAGCGTGTAGCATATACCTGAGCAATCATTCCACCAAAAGAATGACCTAGTACAGCAATTTTATCTAAGCCTAAATAATTACGTAACGCTTCAATATCATCCGCTAGCTGTTCAAACGTTGCTGTCGTTACATCTATACGCTCTGATTGACCGTTGCATCTTTGATCTAAATAAACAATCTGGTAGTATTCAGCTAGTGGTGTTAACCACGGCTTAAAATCTGAGTGATCACTCCCTGGACCACCATGTACTGCAATAAGCACCGGTTTTTTTACCATCTTTGGTCCTAGTGGAATATACCCTGAACCTTCTACGTCAAAATAAATTTTCGTTCCATTGATCGCTGCAAACATTATGTTCCTCACTTTATCAGATAAATTTTATTTATATAATAATTAAAACTACTTAGTTATTATCTTAATTCCTATTTGTTTAGTCAAGTTTTTTTAAAAAGAGAAATACTATTACAAATAATAGAGTAATAGTGAAAAAAATTATAGTTATTTTTTCATAAAAAATAATGATTCTGCATAAAAACATGTTTTACCGCTAAAATTATATCCTATATAGTGTTTAGTACGATTTCCTTTTGCAATCATCTTCTTCGCAATGGCTTCCATACCTACTTGTATTCCTTTTTGGATTCCTGCTTGTTCGGCATAATATTTTGCATTTTCTATTGTCGCCGCTTCATTAATCATATATTTGACTCATGATGTTCGTTGAAATCCTACCCTATAGAATCGAGCCGTACTTTATGTGCTAAAAGTGAAAGCCACTCCAAAAGTTTGGAATGGCGACTTATTTATTTACATTATTTCAAATTCAAAATCAAAAAGAGAAACACAATGAAAATTTATATTTAGTCCTTCTCCCTTTCTTATGCCCAAATAATCGCTTTTTTAGATATATCTAATGCACTTACACTACAGCCTTGCCTAGCCATATAAATGGAATTTCTACCTGAGCCACAACCTAATTCTAAAACCCTTTTAGGAGAAAGTCCTTTACTAAAATATTCTTCCAAGTTCTCATCAGGTTCTTTAACCTTAAAAAACGGAATATCTTTTTTCTATCTTTATAAAAATTTTCCTAAAATTCCTTTCATTCTCTTATTAAATCATTTAACATTTTTAATAAATTTTCATAATCTAATATTCTTCTCTCCACCCTGATTACCTCCTTAAATAGCTCCACCTATATTTTACCAATACCTTACATAGATCTTGTTACAACAACGTTAAATTGCATTTAAATTGTAGAATTTTTAATAGGGAATACCAACTGCTAAATAGCATTTAAATAGCATGTTTTACTTGATTTAGAACGTTAATCATCTTTTTAATACCAATATACTACACAGAAATAAAAATGTTGAATGCGCTTCTATAGCAATTACAGGGTATTGTAATTTTGGTAATTTATATTTTTTGTAACAATTGTGACGATATCGTAACATCGTTCTCTAACTAAACTTCCTCATTAGTTTAAGTCCATTTAAATTAGGAGAACTACCCCAAAAAGTATCAAAAAAATCCATTTTGAGTTTAATCAAAATGGATTCTTTATTAAAATATAATTTTTATTTGGGATACTATTGCGCTCCATAACCACCATCAATAACAATAGACTGTCGCATCGCTAATTCCTCTAATACTTTATAAATATCTTCAGAGACTTTCTGTTTACGACCATCTACCATACCAACAAACACTATGTTCAGTTGACAAACTTACTTTTAATCATATGATCACTAATAAAAAAAACGGTAACATAAACAAATGCCACTCCTGTGTAAATGGAAAATAATTCTATATCCCATTCTGTTAACAGTAAAAGCACACAAACACAAATTAATCCACAGCCAAAATGTTTCATATAAGAAAGTAAAATATGTTTAGTTCGTAATTCAATCACGATGGATGCTAAAATTCCAATAGTAAATAGTATTGGAACTGAAATAATACTTACACCAAGCCCGATTGCGAAATAAGAGTTCGTAAAATCGTTAAAGAAAAAAGGTACGATAAAGTAACATATGATCGCTGTTACAAAAGCTGCTAACAATTTTCTGTTAAACATATTTTCACTCCTTCACTCACTACTCGTAATAAGCGATAATGTTTTATGTTTTCATTCAGTTGTCCTCTACTGAAAATACACAAGAACGCAAAGTGTTTCTTCTTATATAAAGATTAACTGATACACTACGCTCAATCAAATCACATAAAACTATAAACATAATGAAATAACTAGATTACAAAATCTAAATAAAACGCAAAGAGCAATCCGTTACTATTTTCGGATTGCTCT
This DNA window, taken from Lysinibacillus sp. FSL M8-0337, encodes the following:
- a CDS encoding alpha/beta hydrolase, whose translation is MFAAINGTKIYFDVEGSGYIPLGPKMVKKPVLIAVHGGPGSDHSDFKPWLTPLAEYYQIVYLDQRCNGQSERIDVTTATFEQLADDIEALRNYLGLDKIAVLGHSFGGMIAQVYATRYPQSVSKLLLVNTAPSYDFYKEAKAFAQRIGTQQQVQTIPELFEGNIRDDNHLIEWWDICWDLYWYDYQEELGGDTGSRPIGSLEITNYTFKYLMPQYDVRAQIANLEMPTLIVAGRHDWITPLTQSEIMHSLIKNSQLAVFEKSGHMPFIEEHKDFLNVVREFLLKD
- a CDS encoding ABC transporter ATP-binding protein, encoding MESLLSVKQLKTAFETEYGKVVSVDDVSFDVKKSETLAIVGESGSGKSVTALSIMRLLGKRGSIVHGEINLEGKNLTALSDKEFQPLRGNEISMIFQEPMTALNPVFTIGHQLVETILLHTDVDKKEAKAIAQNMLDKVGIPNATRVMKQFPFSLSGGMRQRVMIAIALVCKPKLLIADEPTTALDVTVQAQIMRVMNDLCTELQTSVLLITHDLGVVAEMADRVIVMYAGQVVEEADVFTLFERPLHPYTMGLMDSIPSMDFDDKQLKAIPGTIPGRYQNIVGCRFANRCTFATAQCKKQQPPLIEVENGHKTRCFEWQKIVHKEESSHDNQN
- a CDS encoding ATP-binding cassette domain-containing protein — translated: MTIKTERNNSPLLVLEEVKTYYPYKTGFMNLKTDYVKAVDGVSFEIYEGETVGLVGESGCGKSTLGRTIIGLEPKTGGRILFDGQQMDYRTDRVSLSQQIQIVFQDPYSSLNPRQTIGSLLAEPLRVHKIVPTNEIEQEVERLLGLVGLPATAKGRYPHEFSGGQRQRVGIARALAVRPRLLICDEPVSALDVSIQAQILNLFKQLQNELGLTYLFIAHGLGAMKYISDRIAVMYAGKIVEMGTTEQVFLNPQHDYTKKLLRAYPKPDPTKRSIIQREKGIDA
- a CDS encoding DUF1684 domain-containing protein, which encodes MNTEQLQAWHKQRHLDVTGAQGDLTLIAMHELTSETTVKQIAGSWKPTSPTELGLTLTATVEDQLFINGVLVDGVVHIIADETVVQTTDGISAMATSQPGSMHLLAIWDENSPVLQTFSHIDAYEMNKQAIYNGKLIKDDAMIEFSHTGDAHLAARSHASIGVIEVEIGGVHYRLRPFQSGRYSIIIFRDATSGNETYSMGRMVVIEHLDDETVLLDFNKAFLPPCAFSSSFNCPMPPLSNRIQSKIEAGEKQIISLHS
- a CDS encoding ABC transporter substrate-binding protein: MFKNSKNFMLALLTMAVLVVLAACGNDEPSSKGKSSDKNVVNIGVTYPASNINPLQPSGLVSTYVSNLLFLPLVDLDSKLNYQPMLADSITTQDNQTFTINLNKEAKWTDGTDITTDDVIYTLQLMANPVVASNYAYMFAIVEGLDDSGYLPQGSTSISGVTKVDGDTIQIKTKKPTTLSIFQDTVGRYLLTLPKAQLEKIAVEELNASDFMQNPTVTSGPFIISKMDRSHYVEMVPNKNYFKGASSLDQLNFKVLQGNQIAAQLKSGEIDMNIPSAGVIPVSDYANVQGLNTLTSTYGEPLATQYMYINENVVADAKQRQAISYAMNRQLIIDNLLKGAGEVTDGFFPSNSPYLNEEVKPVKYDLEKAKQLLAESGWDSSKKLKLAVLSGDATLEQAANIIVENLREAGITAEIQMMDFGTIIDEIVSQKYDLAILTVSITPINPLPDISYFLGEGNPNAYHNARVNEILAALATEVDEVKIKALYGELQEITQQDVPMPSIYATTALGAVNKRVQGAKPSDFGMFINVHEWTVK